Proteins from one Sabethes cyaneus chromosome 2, idSabCyanKW18_F2, whole genome shotgun sequence genomic window:
- the LOC128736448 gene encoding gustatory receptor for bitter taste 66a-like, whose product MSQISHASFWGLRVSPNVSDTGRFSAMAKLKSKVGDSSQPDGADLYTFLTPLYYLAKATGLWPQTMKRSWPGFTIWSVLYQVGLYAFIGFCIYVNSDVALWSQYMKDIDSNILQYGLQIHVINGLAMAIIMSVVNLVQHRKKWRFLEMLSDTNEIFSKEFFVVIPYNTIKIVIYWVMFFEHVILITVILSYYYLLAHKLKIVTKLLYVSYYIINITTMVFTIDYISFVLSIRSRMILVNRCLKQLLFDKSDERFLESDMSTPTILYDEIFSIYGSAKKDSNQPGMRIGKDPSKQPPSKKSSLMRFLPNVFIYDKMIIKRPKIDRYSTSLEISQFIDKLSYVHYKVGESVIQLNRIYSLQLMLHFCAMFLFLVFGLFALYKAFNVSSTPFRLLATANGFWIVYYLVTIAGIISVTSSTVETNYASGDTVHQIIRNSQSTLGNDIVEKLSTFALQLKMRRVAFSCGLFHFDWPLFASILAAIAMYLVFLIQFDVSPTQANVSKET is encoded by the exons atgtctCAGATATCACACGCGTCCTTTTGGGGCTTGCGGGTTTCCCCGAACGTTTCCGATACCGGCCGGTTCAGTGCGATGGCGAAACTCAAATCGAAAGTCGGTGACTCGTCACAACCGGATGGCGCAGACTTGTACACCTTCCTAACGCCACTTTACTACTTGGCTAAAGCCACCGGTCTTTGGCCGCAAACGATGAAACGCTCATGGCCAGGTTTTACGATTTGGAGTGTGCTCTATCAGGTTGGGTTGTATGCCTTTATCGGGTTCTGTATTTATGTAAATAGCGACGTTGCTCTTTGGAGCCAGTACATGAAGGATATTGATTCGAATATTTTGCAATATGGACTGCAGATTCACGTTATCAATGGCCTGGCGATGG CAATCATCATGAGCGTGGTGAATTTAGTTCAGCATAGAAAAAAGTGGAGATTTTTGGAAATGTTGTCCGATACCAACGAGATATTTTCCAAAGAATTTTTCGTTGTAATTCCATACAATACAATTAAAAT CGTGATTTATTGGGTGATGTTTTTTGAGCACGTAATTCTGATTACAGTGATATTAAGCTACTATTACCTGTTGGCGCACAAACTAAAGATTGTGACGAAACTACTGTACGTTTCATACTACATAATCAACATTACCACAATGGTTTTCACCATAGACTATATATCCTTCGTCCTTTCGATTCGAAGCAGAATGATTTTGGTGAATCGCTGCTTAAAGCAGCTGCTGTTTGATAAGAGCGATGAACGTTTTCTCGAATCGGATATGAGTACGCCAACGATACTATACGACGAGATTTTTAGCATTTATGGAAGCGCAAAAAAGGATTCAAATCAACCCGGAATGCGAATCGGAAAGGATCCCAGCAAACAGCCGCCTTCTAAAAAGTCCTCTTTAATGAGATTTCTGCCTAATGTTTTCATTTACGACAAGAT GATCATAAAGCGGCCGAAAATAGATCGGTATTCAACGTCGCTGGAAATTTCACAGTTTATCGATAAACTGTCCTATGTGCACTACAAGGTCGGAGAAAGCGTGATTCAGTTGAACAGAATTTATTCCCTACAATTAATGCTTCACTTTTGCGCAATGTTCTTGTTCCTGGTTTTTGGACTGTTTGctttatataa AGCCTTCAATGTAAGCTCGACTCCCTTCAGACTATTGGCCACAGCAAATGGATTTTGGATTGTGTATTACTTGGTAACAATCGCTGGGATTATAAGTGTGACATCAAGTACAGTGGAAACCAACTATGCATCCGGTGATACTGTGCATCAAATCATACGAAACTCCCAGAGCACGTTGGGGAATGACATTGTAGAGAAG CTCTCTACCTTCGCACTGCAGCTTAAAATGCGACGCGTTGCATTTTCTTGTGGACTATTTCACTTTGATTGGCCGCTGTTCGCTTCG ATTCTAGCTGCCATTGCTATGTACTTGGTGTTTTTGATTCAATTCGATGTTTCACCGACGCAAGCAAACGTTTCAAAAGAAACGTGA